Proteins from a genomic interval of Quercus lobata isolate SW786 chromosome 11, ValleyOak3.0 Primary Assembly, whole genome shotgun sequence:
- the LOC115967089 gene encoding uncharacterized protein LOC115967089, giving the protein MVKSAYFLAKEVVEKHERGESSVGDVCGPLWKKMWHLNIPAKVRVFAWRLCMKAIPSMLNMSNRGIQVDPTCPVCCGEPESTEHAIIYCEAAKRVWSKWEECPICLNDANMEIVDLALCLLEKGTQRDLEIFFGVAWMIWYNRNQIVHEGNGVSEDRIWETAIQMIKESKGIKGWELNSPQRSGN; this is encoded by the coding sequence ATGGTGAAAAGTGCTTATTTTTTGGCTAAGGAAGTTGTAGAAAAGCATGAAAGAGGTGAATCCTCAGTGGGAGATGTATGTGGCCCACTTTGGAAAAAGATGTGGCACTTAAACATTCCGGCCAAAGTGAGAGTTTTTGCTTGGAGACTTTGCATGAAGGCCATCCCATCTATGTTAAATATGAGTAATAGAGGAATTCAAGTGGATCCTACCTGCCCTGTTTGTTGTGGGGAACCTGAGTCAACTGAGCATGCAATCATCTACTGTGAAGCTGCTAAAAGAGTGTGGAGCAAATGGGAAGAATGCCCAATCTGTTTGAATGATGCCAACATGGAGATTGTGGACTTGGCCTTATGTTTGCTAGAAAAGGGAACACAGAGGGATTTGGAGATCTTTTTTGGTGTTGCTTGGATGATTTGGTataataggaaccaaattgtTCATGAAGGAAATGGTGTGTCTGAGGATCGCATTTGGGAGACAGCAATCCAAATGATAAAGGAGTCAAAAGGAATAAAGGGCTGGGAGTTAAATAGTCCTCAGAGAAGtggaaactaa